In the Pogona vitticeps strain Pit_001003342236 chromosome 2, PviZW2.1, whole genome shotgun sequence genome, TTCACTTCTCACTACTGGAGCAAGCGCTGGATCTTAATGTACAAATTTTCTTTTTGCGAACCCCTGTGCCACCCGCCTAGCCTTGTGTTTCGGCTCTCCCATAACAGAGGTTTTTCGTTTGAAAACCCACCTACGTCCTATAGCCTTTTGATTCTCCGGTAACTTCACTGGAGTAAAAAACCTTATGGTCATTCCTTGCattcatttctttattcattGCTTCCTGCCTTTTAATACGTTCTACTCTAGGCAATCCTAAGAtggaatccacacaatggagtgagctctgGTCACTTGtgtcagctcctgccaacctagcagttcaaaaacatattaaaatgcaagtacagtggtgactcacttaacgagtgcacctcCTATTCTGATAGCAAACCTGGGAAGTCCTCCCCGTGGAAGGGGAGCTGGGAGTCCCTGAAGAAATGAGCATAACAAACCcccaaaacagaaataattttccCAGTAAAATCTAACATTTCCTGTCAACCTTTTTCTAAAGAACAGCTAATTTGCGAAGACCTAACAAATTCCTGACTAATTGAAACGGAGATAACACACCTGCAGCTGAGGCAGAGGGAGCAGTTAAGCCTCtcttgagttaattggtttaaaGCCATGAAGGAGGAGGTCCTaggaatgtaaataaataaatgatgggttatgtgagacAGCACTTTTTTCCCAAGAGAAGTTCAGGATGGATTGAATGGTACAGAACGTAGCATGGTAACAAAGAAGGAGGCGGTGATTACTCCTCTTAGTTCAGCTTTGTAGTGCTTCTTAATTTCATGGGAAGTAGTTGTTTTGTTTAACTGATGCAACTGCATGAACATGTCTTTACGCTAATGCTTAAGGAAACAAtgtgtttctatgaaactatattttcttaataacaaataattataaaaatcctaaCTGAGGACTAGTGTCTTCGACCAGcaaggtttggctaaatccagaagagTGGAAAAAGTCATTGATTAGCTACCATAGAGAAGTCCTCTTTAagtgagctgttgtgagttctatggaatcacaaagcccatgttgaagtacttgcaaagtattgagtaaagtgttctttaaggGTCAGGCTTGTTAGAGGACTTGACTCAGTAGAAAGCAGATTTGTTGGCTGTGGAACTCTGCCTGAATGCCATATGCTTCTTAGGCAGACTTGAGCATCACACCAAatattcatatggtttctccgcTGTGTGTGAATCTGTTTCATTTTAACCACATACGTTCCCTGGATGGTTCTGCTCCTTCTGTGAATTTTTCGATGTGAACAACTCTTATGACTTTGAAGCTctccccacattccatgcatttctaagGTTTTTCCCATTGTGATGTCTGTGATGCGAGCAAGGGAGACTGCTGACACTGAGaccttttccacattccatgcacttctaTGTTTTCCATTCCATATGACTTCTTTGATATAAGGTAAGGCTATTCCtcagactaaagctctttctgcattccatgcattcctatggtttCGCTCCAATGTGAGTTCTATCATGGGAAGTCAACTGAGgtctccgactgaagctctttccacattccatgcatttatatggcttctccccagtgtgaattctttgatggctACTGAGGCTactgttctgactgaagctctttccacattctatgcatttatatggtttctccccagtgtgagttctttcatgtacaCTCAGGGATCTCCTgtgaatgaagctctttccacattctatgcatttatatggtttctccccagtgtgagttctttcatgtgaactCAGTAAAACTCTcctactgaagctctttccgcattccatgcatttatatggtttctccccagtgtgaattatTTGATGGTAACTGAGGCCACTGCTCctactgaagctcttcccacattccatgcatttatatggtttctccccagtgtgagttctttcatggaaAGTCAATTGAAgtctccgactgaagctctttccacattccatgcatttatgtggtttctccccagcgtgagtcctttgatgggaactgaggccaCTGctatcactgaagctctttccgcattccatgcatttatatggtttctccccagtgtgaattctttgatggtaATTGAGGCCACTGCTCTGACAGAAACTCTttctacattccatgcatttatatggtttctccccagtgtgagttctttgatgtgtgcTTAGTTCACCtctgcgactgaagctctttccacattccatgcatttatatggtttctccccagtgtgaattctttgatggtaACTGAGaccactgctctgactgaaactctttccacagtccatgcacttatatggtttctcccctgtatgaattcTTATATGTAAACTCAGATGATTgctgcgactgaagctctttccacattccatacatttatatggtttctccccagtgtgacttcTTTCGTGCTTCCTAAGgtcactgctctgactgaagctcttgccacattccattcatttatatggtttctccccagtgtgacttctttgatgggaactcaggttacTGCtgttactgaagctctttccacattgcatgcatttatatggtttctccccagtgtgagttttttgatgtgaactcagttcatcactccgactgaagctctttccacattccatgcatttatatggtttctccccagtgtgagttctttgatgtacaCTCAACATATTGCCAcgagtgaagctctttccacattccatgcatttatatggtttctccccagtgtgagtactttgatgggaactcaggtgaactttctgactgaagctctttccacattccatgcatttatatggtttctccccagtgtgagtactttgatgggaactcaggtgaactctctgactgaagctctttccacattccatacatttaaatggtttttcccctgtgtgcaTTCTTTTATGTAAATGGAGGCTACTTctgtgactgaaactctttccacactgttCGCACTTGTATTGTCTTTCGACTCTCAGGGGTTTTTCATGTGATGTACAATCACTGTGCATCGtgatcctctttcctttttctatgGACgtatgtctttttttcttcttgatttttttcatgCGATCAGAAGTGCATCAACATTAATAGCAGCAGAAGCTggagttttctttatttctcttttttcctggctttccttcttcccttttcctctttttaaatatgtagaatttctttggtgttttgttttcaataaaaGAATGACTGGCTCCATAGAATTCCCATTGTCCTCTTCATCACCtgaaggagagaacaaaagagaTCAAAGAGGAGTGGAATTTAAAAAGACCTGACTTACTTGGAGGAGTTCAAATCCtgagggccagatgaactgcatccaaggatattgaaggatattgaagacttccaaagaatagcaaggagagacaagagggtcttcttaaataaacagtgcaaagaaatataggaaaataagataaagggataaaatagagagctgttcaggaaaattggagatattaaaggaaacatttgttcaaagatggacatgaaaaaccactgggctagtcaggtataagctagcaaaaaatagcagagaagagaagagaaacaaaatgcaagggagatagggaacaTTACAGAAAATCCaacacagacttccaaataatagcatggagagacaagagggccttcttaaatggacagtgcaaagaaatatccgaaaataagagaaagggataaaccagagatctgttcaagaaaattggagatattaaaggaaacttttgttcaaagatggacatgatagagGACAAAAATtatagggaccttacagaagcagaagacatcaagaagaggtggaaagaatacagaggaattatacctgaaagatttggatttcctgaacaacctagatagtgtggttgctgactttgagccagacatcctggacagcgaagtcaagtggggcttagaaagcatggctaacaacatggccagtggaggtgatggctgtGACACAATTCCATCTCTGAGACCTTTATATTCTTCTGATTCCTCACAAAGACACAAGCTGCACCTATCTTCtctgccaccagatgttttcttttaaacatcaatCAATTCCAGGACACACCATTTAACAATCGCATTAAGTTTATTTATCAGGGTGGGGttaatgattggttgaaaataacaGAGTCATTCACAGGCAGGAAATCACTTAGATAAACAAGTATGTATTTAACTCCTTCTATTACTTCACTATACTTCCCAATCTCTGATTTGAATCTACCTCAATCAATCAATACCCTTTGAATCTCTGATCTCAATCGTTATGTTCGTCCTCTCACTCTCACTGTCTCACACTCCTCCGCTCTCACACTCCACCAAAGCTTCACACAGAACTCTAACCTAACCTCTCTGTCCTCCAGACTCCTCTCTTTActccccttctctcctgctcccaccttccatccttctcattGGCCCTCCTGTCATGGTTCCCTGGTGACGGACAGGTGCTGACTGGGGTACCCACTacaatggcattccagttgaactatttaaaatcttagaagatgctgctgctaaggtactacactcaatatgccaggaaatTTTGAAAGCTCAGCAGttgtcagaggattggaaaaagcAGTCCACAtaccaatcccaaaaaagggcattgcgaaagaatgctccaactaccgcacaattgcactcattccacacgctagcaaggttatgctcaaaatcctacaaggtaggcttcagcagtatcactctagccgcctagagtggcccatTGGTCCATgtagggtacaaatcaaatcaaatcaaatcaaatcaaatcaaatcaataaataaataaactccaagatgtccaagctggatttcgaaggggcagaggaactagagaacaaattgctaacatgcactggattagggagaaagccagagagttccagagaaacatctagttctgtttcattgactatgccaaagcctttgactgtgtggaccacagtggcagaaataggagtgcctgaccacctcatctatctcctgaggaatctgtatgtgggacaggaagcaacaattagaactaaATACGGAACAACTTATTGGTTAAAACTTCGGAAAGGAGTAGAACACAGCCACATATTGtcgccctgcttatttaacttatatgcagaatacatcatgcgaaaggctggactggatgaatcccaagacaaaaataagattgccggaagaaatatcaacaacctcagatatgcagctgataccactctgatggcagaaagtgaagagaaattaaagaacctcttaatgagggtgaaagaggcaagcacaaaaatggtctgaagctcaacatcaaaaaaaataagattatggccactggtcccatcacctcctggcaaatagaaggggaagataccaagagagtgacatattttactttcttaggctccatgatcactgcagatggtgacagcagccacaaaattaaaagacgtctgcttcttgggaggaaagcgatgacaaacctagacagcatgttaaaaagcagagacatcaccttgctgacaaaggtctacatagtcaaagctgtggtttgtccagtagcaatgtatggaagtgagacctggaccataaagaaggctgaccgccgaggGAGGAGCTTCGtcctggtgaagctagcagctcttgggaatagctcccAGAGAAACTAGAACCACTTCAGTCTGGGATCCCCCTAGGAATGGGGGGAATTTAGGGGGGGTCAGAATTGACCCTCCTGAAGCTTGTGTGAGccgcagaagttagaagattgggcagcaactcgatttttctttcttctggaaattcagaTTAGCACAGACTGAAGATGGGTGCCATTTTTGGCAACAAGCCAGGACAGCTTCAGCGCcgagaataagagaacaagaagcacggcaaaaatataaataaaataatcggagcccttgttctatgaaaaaccccattaaaatgaagaacaagtgattgtgtgaaaATTTATGACCAAAATTAGATAAGGAGGAGCGGCGTATTTAGCATGTCAGCTCGTAATTAAGCTGATCAAGGTCGTCTGGATTTTAagagaacagccaggcagaaacagCTTGTGTTTTTATTAAGGGAAAAACTTCTGGACACTAGACAGGCTTTGAGAGAATAAAATCTGCTGTAAGCTGTACACTTTGGACCTTCTCTCCTTGTGGATATACAattcttagactgtgtgggactctgtttGCTGTGGAAAATACATTTGCTGGGACTCTGATTGTTGGCCCTCcctgtttgggggaggagaaggaagcctttggaagtaaaaaaatagACTGTGAGCTGCGTTTGAACTGAACCTATGATTTAAATGGCACTCTGATAACATAGCCCGGCTgggtgaaggtaaaaataaatcttgagaagagaaaagaacatcttccGGTTTGGCGGCTGGCAACGAGTtggacctctctccttttggatatacaattcttagactgtgtgggactctgtttGCTGTGGAAAACACATTTGCTGGGACTCTGATGGTTGGCCCTCcctgtttgggggaggagaaggaagcctttgggagttaAAAAATAGACTGTGAGCTGCGTTTGAACTGAACTAATGATACAAATGGCACTTTGATAACATAGCCCGGCTgggtgaaggtaaaaataaatcttgagaagagaaaagaacatcttccGGTTTGGCGGCTGGCAACAAGAAAAGGGATTGGACTATAAAAACACTTGAGAGACTCATGTTTTAAATTCCATCTTTTTGTTTGAGTTTCCCTGCTACTTTATTGTTAATACTGCCAtagttttaatgtaaaatattggtCTTGAGGGTTACTTATACAATATGTATATGtgggcaaaggggagagggaattctaAGTGAGGGATAAAAGAGTGGGAATTGAagagtattatatatatatatatatatatatatatatatatatatatagagagagagagagagagagagagagagagagagagagagagagagagagagagagagagagaggggagatatattggaaaaatggaacttctcCCTGGGGAAAATAGAGATCAATGGCTAGACTGGAAAATCTCCTTTCAAAGGACAGTGTGGGAAGGATTTGCGCAGGTAATTTATCGTCTTGACCAGATACAAGATCTTATTAAAGAtcctaaggaagagaaaatagcagaggttaaatcATACCTAAGAGAAATGCCAGAGCCGGGTATATTGAAAACAATACCAGATAATACAAATGGGATGGTGTGTTACCCACTAAGCTATGTAGCCATAACAGCtaagaaaattgaggttgaaaagagaATTACTGCTTTAGGGGTTGTTCCccctttcaaaatacagaagaaaacagagtcacagaaaaaaaagaagcacatggagaaaaagggagaagtgaacagtgtgtgtgtgtgtttagtcgtttagtcatgtccgactcttcgtgaccccatggaccagagcacgccaggccctcctgtcttctactgccccccggagttgtgtcaggttcatgttggttgcttcgcagacactgtccagccatctcatcctcggtcgtccccttctcctcttgccatcacaccttcctaacatcaaggttttttccaaggactcttttcttctcatgagatggccaaagtactggagcctcagcttcaggatctgtccttccagtgagcactcaggattgatttcctttagaactgataggtttgttctccttgcagtccaggggattctcaagagcctcctccagcaccacaattcaaaggcatcaattcttcggcggtcagctttctttatggtccagctctcacttccatacatcacgacaggaaaaaccatagctttgactattcggacttttgttggcaaggtgatgtctctgctttttaagatgctgtcaagatttgtcatcgctttcctcccaagaagaaggcgtcttttaatttcagggctgctgtctccatctgcagtgatcatggagcccaggaagataaaatttgacactgcctccatatcttccccttctgtttcccaggaggtgatgggaccagtggccatgatcttagtttttttgatgttgagtttcagaccgttttttgcactctcctctttcactctcattacaaggttctttaattcctcctcactttctgccatcagagtggtatcatctgcatatcggaggttgttgatatttcttccggcagtcttaattccggcttgggtttcttccagtccagccttccgcatgatgtattctgcatataagttaaataagctgggggacaatatacagccttgccgtactcctttcccaattttgaaccactcagttgttccatgaccagttctaactgttgcttcctgtcccacatataggtttttcaggagacagataaagtggtcaggcactcccatttctttaagaacttgccatagtttgctgtggtccacacagtcaaaggctttcgcatagtcaataaagcagaagtagatatttttctggaactctctggctttctccataatccagcgcaagttagcaatttggtctcgagttcctctgcctcttcggaatccagcttgtacttctgggagttctcggtccacatactgctgaagcctaccttgcaggattttgagcataaccttgctagcgtgtgaaatgagtgcaattgtacggtagttggagcattctttggcactgcctttctttgggattgggatgtagactgatcttttccaatcctctggccactgttgagttttccaaacttgctggcatattgaatgtagcaccttaacagcatcatctttcaagattttaaatagttcaactggaatgccatcacctccactggcctgaACAGAATATATACTATTTTAGACCTGTCGAGTGTACTttcaagacaaaaggagggtgaaagagaggatatatttcacaattggtcttggtgttctgatggtgttggaataacttagatgtaAGCTGCATtaattgtaagttgaaagctaaaggggtaaatacatagacaaatagctagaagaagaagaagaagaagaagaagaagaagaagaagaagaagaagaagaagaagaagaagaagaagaaagatgagcttttattggaatattaatagattatatgtttatatacttaatatgaaaagattgaatgattatacatttgatgttctcttatactcaaaacccctttttccaccctttccattgccctttaccttctgtatcccttccccatttcctaatagttttgaaaataaataaataaatagatagatagatagatagatagatagatagatagatagatagatagatagatagatagatagatagatagatagatagatagatagatagataaataaataaataaataaataaataaataaaagagaaggctgaccgccgaagaattgatgcttttcaattttggtgctggaggagactcttgggaatcccctggactgcaaagaaaacaaagctatccattttgaaagaaatcaatgctgagtgctcacgggaaggatAAATCCTGAAGCTTTGGAtgtgtcatgagaagagaagattctctgGCAAAGATCTTGATGTTCGTAAAGAGTGAAGGAAAGAGTGAAGAGGACGACGGAGGACAAGAcggatggacaatgtcatcgaagtgaccaacatgaatttggcccagctccgggaagtagtggaagacaggagggcctggtgtgctctggtccatggggtcacaaagagtcgggcatgacttaacaactaaacaacaatgcaaacacctagaaaacgaTGCAGTAATAgaggtggtggctcctcacctctggaacaacttgcctccagagattcgtgaagccccatcgctgggtatttttaagacccatctaaaaactTGGATTTTtaagcaggccttctctccagataaCCCtcaatctttccttcttttcctatcCTTTATCATGTTGCCGTCTTGAAGAATTTGTTTACTTTTAATTGCTTATAGTTCATTGTTTATTGTTGGATAATTTTATTCTGTTATATGTATGTTATTCTATTTTTATctgtctggaagctgcctagagtggtcatactGACCAGATagtggggtacaaataaaataaaataatagatttgtcaagaacaaaaccTGCCAGACTTACCTGAT is a window encoding:
- the LOC140703808 gene encoding LOW QUALITY PROTEIN: uncharacterized protein LOC140703808 (The sequence of the model RefSeq protein was modified relative to this genomic sequence to represent the inferred CDS: substituted 1 base at 1 genomic stop codon), which produces MMHSDYTSSDKSLQGERQYKWLQCGKSFSKSSTLSCHQRTHTGEKPYKCMECGKSFSNRSNLNLHQRTHTGGKPYKCSECEKTFNHRSNLNLHQRTHTGEKPYKCLECGKSFTDNSTLRSHQRTHTGEKPYKCLECEKTFSHRSNLNIHQRTHTGEKPYKCMECGKSFSQRDHLRSHQRTHTGEKPYKCIECGKNFRLQVQLSIHQRTHTGEKPYKCMECGKSFSQRISLSSHQRTHTGEKPYKCMECGKCFRKSSHLSSHQRTHTGEKPYKCMECGKSFSHGSNLSSHQRTHTGEKPYKCMECGKCFSQQDHLSSHLRTHTGEKPYKCMECGKSFSDKSTLKSHQRTHTGEKPYKCMECGKSFSRQHHLSSHLRTHTGEKQYKCMECGKSFSQSCNLSSHQRTHTGEKPYKCMECGKSFSDKSTLKSHQRTHTGEKPYKCLECGKTFSHCKSFLHLHKRMHTGEKPFKCMECGKSFSQRVHLSSHQSTHTGEKPYKCMECGKSFSQKVHLSSHQSTHTGEKPYKCMECGKSFTRGNMLSVHQRTHTGEKPYKCMECGKSFSRSDELSSHQKTHTGEKPYKCMQCGKSFSNSSNLSSHQRSHTGEKPYKXMECGKSFSQSSDLRKHERSHTGEKPYKCMECGKSFSRSNHLSLHIRIHTGEKPYKCMDCGKSFSQSSGLSYHQRIHTGEKPYKCMECGKSFSRRGELSTHQRTHTGEKPYKCMECRKSFCQSSGLNYHQRIHTGEKPYKCMECGKSFSDSSGLSSHQRTHAGEKPHKCMECGKSFSRRLQLTFHERTHTGEKPYKCMECGKSFSRSSGLSYHQIIHTGEKPYKCMECGKSFSRRVLLSSHERTHTGEKPYKCIECGKSFIHRRSLSVHERTHTGEKPYKCIECGKSFSQNSSLSSHQRIHTGEKPYKCMECGKSFSRRPQLTSHDRTHIGAKP